ATGGATGCGACCCGTTCCGCGAGGTACGGTTGCTGCCCGCTGTTGCGCCGGGTCTCGGCTTTTCCGACCGCACGGCAGGCTGCGACGCGCGGCGGGCGAAGGAGGAACGATGACTCGCCCGGGACTACCCAAGCTGATCGCGACCGACCTCGACGGCACGCTGGTGCGCAGCGATGACACCGTCTCCGCGTACACCCATGGGGTGCTCGACCGGGTGCGGGCCGCCGGAATTCCGGTGGTCGGCGCGACCGGTCGCGGGCCTCGGCTGACCGAGTTGACCCGTAACGACATCCGCGCCGCCGACTTCCTGGTGATGGCGGGCGGCGGACGGGTGGTCGACCAGAGCGACCCGACCGGCCCGCTGGTGCTCCGCGACGAGCGGCTGCCCGCCGAGGTGCTGGCTCGACTGCTCGCCGACCTGGAGGCCGAGGTCGGCCCGCTGACCGTGATGGTCGAGGCGTCCGACGAGCACGACGCGCCGCTCTGGGGCGACTACCACGAGAGCTGGCCCTACCAGGATCGGTTCGAGGCACGGAGCCGCACGGAGTGCCTCTCCTGCGACGTGATCAAGGCGTTCGCCCGGACCGCCGACCACCACGTGGACGAACTGTTGGCGGTGGCCCGCCGGATCGTCCCGCCGCAGGTCGCCACACTCACCCAGGCGGGGCTCGGCTTCATCGAGATCTGCCCGCCCGGTGTGGACAAGGCGAGCGGGCTGACCGTGGTGGCGCAGACCCTCGGGGTCGACCCGGCCGACGTGCTGGTCTTCGGTGACATGCCCAACGACCTACCGATGTTCGAGTGGGCCGGCTGGTCGCGGGTGGCGGTGTCCAACGCCCACCCCGACGTCCGGGCCGCCGCCGACGAGGTGACCCTGCGCAACGACGACGACGGCGTGGCGGTGTATCTGGACCGGCTACTGTCCCGGTGATGGGAGAGATACCCCGGCTCATCGCCACCGACATCGACGGCACTCTGATCCGCGACGACCACACGGTCAGCCCGCGCACCGCCGACGTGCTCGCGCGGATCTCCGCGCGAGGCACGCCGGTCGTTCTGGTCACCGGCCGTCCGGTCCGCTGGCTCAAGATGGTGTACGACCAACTGGCCGAGCCGCTGCCGGCTGTCTGCGCCAACGGCGCCGTGGTCTACGACCCGTTCAACGACGAGGTGCTGCGGGCCGATCCGCTCGCGCCGCAGCACCTGGCCGAGGTGGCTCGGAGGCTGCGCGCCGAGGTGCCCGACATCAGCTTCGCCGTGGAGATCCTGAACAGTCGGGAGATGCGGCACGAGGCGCACTACCCGCTGCGCTGGGACGTCGACCCGGACGGCATCCGGCCGATCGAGACACCGGAGGAGTTGCTCTCGGTGCCGGCGGTGAAGCTGCTCGCCCGGGCCGGCGAGCAGGACCCGGATGCCTTCGTCGAGCTGATCGCCGCAGCGGTGGCGGGGCTGGCCGAGGCCACCCACTCGTCATCCTCGGGCCTGGTGGAGATCTCCGCAGCCGGGGTGACCAAGGCGGCCGGCCTGGACTGGTACTGCGACCGGATCGGGGTGAGCGCGACGGACGTGCTGGCCTTCGGCGACATGCCCAACGACGTGCCGATGCTGAGCTGGGCCGGGCGGGGCGTGGCCGTTGCCAACGCGCACCCCGCCGTCCTGGCGGTCGCCGACGAGGTGACGACGGCGAACTCCGAGGACGGCGTGGCGGCGTACCTGGAAAAGGTCTTCGGGGTGGGCTGAGCGGGCCGTGACCGGTCGGTCAGAGGTACTGGCCGGTGTTGTGGCCCTCACCGCCGCCCGGCTGGCCGATGCCCGGCATCCCGGGGACCACCCCGCCGGGACCGCTGGGCAGCGCCTGCCGGCCGCCGCGCATCTGCTCCAACTGAACCCGGGCGGCCATCTGCTGGGCCACCAGGGCCGCCTGGATGCCGTGGAACAGGCCCTCCAGCCACCCGACGAGCTGGGCGTGCGCGATCCGCAGCTCGCCCTCGCTGGGGGCCTTGTCCTCGGCGAAGGGCAGCGAGATGCGCTCCAGCTCGTCGCGCAGCTCGGGGGCGAGGCCCTCCTTGAGCTCGACGATCGATCGCTCGTGGATCTCTCGCATCCGGTTACGGCTGGCGTCGTCGAGGGGGGCGGCCTTCACCTCCTCCAACAACTGCTTGATCATGCTGCCGATCCGCATCACCTTGGCCGGCTGTTCGACCAGGCGGGTCGGGTCCTCGCCCTGGCCCTCGTCTGTCTGCATCGTGCCGATCGGCCGGCCGTCCGGGCCGACCACCACAACCGTGCCGGAGTGGCCGGAGTCGTCGGTGCCGGCCTCTTCGTCCTGTCCAGCTGAGCGCGCGTCGGTCATGGGGTCCATCTTTACCCAGTGGGCTCGACCCATGCCGCTCGGGACCTACTACCGGGGCCGAACCACCCGGGCGGGGCGCGCTACCGTCGGGCCATGCCTGCCGACCCGCGCGCCGTGCTGACCCGGCCCGCACCGGAGCCCGACGGGACCGTGGCGTACGGCGACCACCCGGATCAGGTGGCCGACCTGCGGCGCCCGGCGGGAACCGGCCCGGCGCGGCCGCTGGTCGTCGTGTTGCACGGCGGTTTCTGGCGGGCCGAGTACGACCGGCGGCACACCGGCCCGCTGGCTGCGGCCCTCGCCGCCTGCGGCTATCCGGTGGCGCAGCTGGAATACCGGCGGACCGGGCAGCCAGGGGGTGGTTGGCCGGGTACGTTGACCGACGTGCTGACCGGGGTGGCCGAGCTGCCCGTGCTGGCCGCCGAGGCGATGCCCGGCCGGGTGACCCTGGCCGCGCCGATTCTGATCGGGCACTCCGCCGGCGGCCACCTGGCGCTGTACGCGGCAGCCGCCGCCCCGGCGACGGTGGGCGGGGTGCTCGCGCTGGCCCCGGTGGCCGACCTGGGCGAGGCGTACCGGCGGAATCTGGACTCGGGCGCGGTGGCCGCGTTGCTCGGCGGCGGCCCGGCAGAGTTTCCGGACCGGTACGCGGCAGTTGATCCACGATTGTTGGTGCCCATTCGGACACGGACAGTAGTCATTCATGGCTCAGAGGATCAGCAGGTTCCGGCGGAGATGAGCCGGGACTTCGTCACAGAGGCCCGTGACGCGGGATCCGATATTTCCCTTGTTGAGCTGCCCGGGTGCGAGCATTTCGGGCTTATCGACCCGAAGTCTCCCGCGTGGCCTCGGGTTCTTGATGTGTTGCGGTCCATGCACGATGATCATTAGCCATTGACGCAGCGTCGCGGACCAGGTAGAACGCCGGAGGGGCGGTGTTCTGCCCTGCAACGCTCCTTGGAAGGAACTCGGTGTCGCAGATGAATCGCAGGCGGGCGCTCCAACTGTTGGCCGCGCTCGGTACCACCGGGCTCGCCGCCGGATGTGGCTCCGACACCGAGGCCGAGCCGAACGCGAACCGCAGCCCGATCAAGATCGGGCTGATCACGCCGCAGGGCGGCGGTGTCAAGAGCATCGGCGACGACATCACCAACGGCTTCCAACTCTTCCTCGACATGCACGACCAGCGGCTGGGTGGCCACCCGGTGGAACTGCTGACCGCCGACGAGGGTGACACCGCGAAGACGGGCAAGGCCGCCGTCGAGGGCCTGCTCAAGCAGGGCGTGCTGGCACTCACCGGGGTGGTCAACTCGGCGGTGATGGTCGGCATCCGGGACACCGTGGAGCAGGCCCGGGTCCCGCTCATCGGCTCCAACGCCTCACCGAGCAGCCTGCAGAGCGTCTTCTACATCTGGCGGACGTCGTACGTGCTGGACGAGGCCGGCCGGGCGCTGGGCCGCTACCTGCGCGACCAACTGCCGCCCAACGGCCGCGTCGCAATCATCATGCCGGAGAACGTCGGCAGCCCGGACGTGGTGCGAGGCTTCCGGCAGGAGTTCGGCACCACCGACTCGCGTATCGGCGACCCGGTGACCTACACCAACCCCACCCCCAACCCCGGCAAGACGACATACTCCGCGGACATCAGCAAGGCACTGGCCAAGAGGCCCACGGCGGTCTTCTGCTTCTTCGCCGGGGCGGCCGCGGTGGAGTTCATCAAGCAGCTGCGCGAGGAGTTCTCCGGGCCGATCTACGCGCCCGGCTTCCTCACCGAGGGCAGCGTGCTGGACAACCTGAAGGAAAACGCGCTGGGCATCCAGACCGCGCTGAACTACTCGGCCGACCTGAACAACACGTCCAACCGGGTCTTCGCCTCGGCCTACCGCAAGAAATACCAGGTCACGCCCACCACGTACGCGATGGCGTCGTACGACGCGGCGCAGGTGCTCGACCAGGCGATCCAGCTGACCGGCGGCTCGCCCACCCCGCAGCAGGTCAACCTGGCGCTGGGCAAGATCGGCCAGATCGACAGCCCGCGCGGCATCTGGCAGTTCAACCAGCCGCGCACCCCGCAGCAGAAGTGGTATCTGCGGGAGGTGCAGCGCGACGGTCAGGTCATGTCGAACGTGCTGATCAACGAGCTGGCCACGCTGGGCTGAACGCCCACCCGCAGCACGGTTCGGGGCCGGTCTCCCATTGGGAGGCCGGCCCCGAAACAGGCGCGGGTCAGTGCCGCAACTCGGCGATGCAGCACTTCACACTGCCGCCGCCCTTCTTCAGCTCGGCCAGTTCGACGGGTACCGGGGTGTAACCGGCGGCCTTGAGCTTTCCGGCCAGGCGGGTGGCCTCGCTGTTGAGCACCACATTCGCGCCGTCGCTGACCAGGTTGAGCCCGAAAGCCATCGCGTCCTCGTCGTCGGCGATCACCGCGTCCGGAAAGAGTTGGGTCAGCACCCGCTGGCTGGCCGCGGAGAACGCGCCCGGGAAGTAGACGACGTTCGAGTCGTCGATGGCCGCGAGCGCCACGTCCAGGTGGTAGAAGCGGGGGTCGATCAGGCGCAGCGACACCACCGGCCGGCCCAACGCCTCCTGCGCCTCGGCGTGCGCCGGGATCTCGGTGCGGAAGCCGTGCCCGGCCAGGATGAGTCCGCCGTGCGCCTCCGGCACGTACGCGAAGTCACCCTCGCCCTCGTTGGTCTCGCTCGGTGCGATGAACCGCCAGCCCTGCGACTCGTAGAACGCGTGGTGGACGCCGGCCTCAGCGGCCCGCTGCTCGTGCTTGAACCGAGCGCCGTACACGCTGCCGTCCACCATGAAGGCACCGTTGGCGGCGTAGACCATGTCGGGCAGGCCCTGCTCGGGGGTGAGCAGGTGCACCTCGTGGCCGAGGCCGACCAGCGTCTCGCGCAGCCGGTCCCACTGCTTGACGGCCAGGTCCCGGTCGACCGGGGTGGTCACGTCCATCCACGGGTTGATCGCGTACTCGACCGCGAAATGCTCCGGCGAGCACATGAGATATGTCCGCTTTCGCGGCAGTCGCTGCTGGTTCACGGTCACCAAGAGTAGGTACCGTAGAACTTTGGTAACAGCCACAACCGTTGCTTCCCAGAGGCGGAACGTTGCAGATAGACGCGGTAGACCAGCGGATCATTGCGTTACTCGTTGCAGACGCCCGCGCGTCGTACGCCGACATCGGCACTCGGGTGTCACTCTCCGCCCCAGCGGTCAAGCGTCGCGTCGACCGATTGCGCGCCACCGGCGTGATCAGGGGATTCACGGCGGTGGTGGATCCGGCCGCCGTCGGCTGGACCACCGAGGCATTCGTCGAGCTGTTCTGCGCCGGCCGGACCACCCCGGCGCAGATCGGCGTGGCCTCCCGCCGACACCCGGAGGTGGTCGGCGCGTACACCGTCTCCGGGGAGGCGGACGCGCTGGTGCACCTGCGCGCCGCCGACATCGCCCATCTGGAGGCGGCGCTGGAACGGCTGCGCGCCGAGTCCTTCGTGACCTCCACCCGCAGCACCATCGTGCTCTCCCGGCTGGTCGAATCCCCCGGCGTCGGCCCGTCCCCCCGCACCCCTTGACCTCAACCCCGGTTGAGGAGATGGACTGGCCAGGAGTGTGGGCGCGCGCCCACCGCAGCCGAGGGGGATTCCATGCGGGCAGTCTGGCTACGTGAGTTCGGCGGGCCCGAGGTGCTGGTGCCCGGCACCGCACCCGACCCCACGCCCGGTCCCGGCCAGGTGCTGATCGACGTCGCGCACGCGAACATCACCTTCGTCGAGACGCAGCTGCGCTCGGGTCGCCCTGGCCCGTTCCGCGTCACCCCACCGCTGATCCCCGGCAACGGCGTCGGCGGGGTGATCGCCGCCGTCGGGCCGGACGTCGACCTGGCGCTGATCGGGCGGAGAGTGGTCAGCGCCACCGGCGGCTCCGGCGGATACGCCGAACGCGCAGCGGTGGACGCTTCCGCGCCGATCGAGGTGCCAGCCGGGTTGGCCGTGGACGCGGCCGTGGCGCTGCTGGCCGACGGGCGTACCGCGACCATGCTGGTCGACGCTGTCGGCGTACGCCCCGGTGACCGGGTGCTGGTGGAGGCCGCCGCGGGCGGAGTGGGCAGTCTGCTGGTGCAGCTCGCCGCGCGGGCCGGCGCACGGGTGGTCGGCGTCGCCGGAGGGCAGCGCAAGGTGGACCTGCTGCCCGGGCTGGGGGCCGAGCTGGCGGTCGACTACCGCGAGCCGGGCTGGGCGGACCGGATCCGGGACGCGGTGGGCGGCGTCGACGTGGTGCTCGACGGGGTCGGCGGGGCGGTGGCCCGGGCGGCCTTCGACCTGCTGGACCCGGGCGGCCGCATGGTCAGCTACGGATTGGCGAGCGGGGAGTGGTCCCCGGTCTCGGCAGAGGCCGCCACCGCACGGCAGGTCACCCTGGTCCGGCCGGACGTGCCACCCGAGCAACTGCGGGCGTACACCCACCAGGCCCTGGCGGACGCGGCGGCCGGCCGCCTGCGACCGCTCATCGGTCAGCGCTTCCCGCTGGAACGCGCCGCCGACGCGCACGCCGCCATCGAGGCGCGCGCAACGGTCGGCAAGACCCTGCTGGACGTCTCCTGATCGGGTCTCAGAGGTACATGCCGGTGCGGTGCTGCGACTCGTCGCGCAGAACCGGCTTGTCGCCCTCGCCGAAGAACCGCTTGCCGCCGAACTCGCCGTGCAGACGGTCGTCCAACTCGTCGGCGAGACCGGTCATCACCTGCACCGCCAGCATCAGGTGGGTGGCCTGGAAGTTGCGGCCGAAGACCGGGATGGACGCCCAGACCGTGTCGTCGGCGCAGTAGAGGCGGCCGATCGGCATCCGGTTCGTCAGCTCGGAAAGCTTGACGTAGAGCCGCTCGGTCGGCTCCACCTCGGTGAGCACCGGGGAGAAGACGTCCACCAGGGGCGGGTTGTCCCGCACCCGGACGAAGACCATCGCCGAACCCGCCCGGATGTTGATGTCACCGTCCGAGTCGATCTGCAACCGGTCGGTGTCCGACTTGAGCATCGTGGAGACCACGGTGCGGACCCGATCCGCCAGGTCGAGCACGTCGTCCCGCTCGACCTGCGCGGCGGCCGCCTCGGCCAGCGCCTCCTCCAGGTCGGCCTCGACGTCGGCGTCCGGACCGAACTCGCTGCGCGCGGTGCCCAGCGGGTCCACGGCCAGCGGTTCGCCCTCGGTGTCGTGCACCAGGTAGACGAGGAAGGCCGGGTGCGGGGCGCCGTAGACGTCACGCAGCGTCCGCGAGAGCAGCGCGGCGATCCGGGTCGACTCGGTCGTCGTACCGTCCATCCCGAAGGAACCGCCGGAGCCGGCGACCACCCCGGGCGGAGACCAGCCGAGCGCGATCATGTCCGCCACCGCGCCGCGGTCCAGCCGGTAGCCCGCCGGCAGGGCGGCGTTTCCGACTGCTCGGGCGGACAGCACGCCATCGCCGTCCACGTCGACGCTGATCGAATAGACGGCGTCGCCGGTGCCGGAGGCGGTGGGGTCCAGGGTCACGTCGAGGTGCGCGCCGACGGGAAGCTCTCCCAGCCGTACGGCGAGCGCGCGGGCGAACTCCCGCCACGCCTCGGTCACCTTCGCCCGCAGGTCAGTGGTGCTGGGCTCGTCGAGCAGGATCGATTCCGTCGGCCCAGTCGTAGCGCCGGGCAGCTCACCGTGCGGCGCCGAGGGGTGGTCAGCCGTCATGATCGCCTCCGTCCGTCACGATCACCCTACCCACGCCACCCGAAAGCCGAATCAGCCCGGACCGGGATCGGACAACGGCGGTCAGGGGGCCGTCGGGTCCGCGGGGTCGGCGCCCAGCTCGACCGGCCAGGTCCCCGCCAGGGCGCTGAGTCGGGCCGCGGCGTCCACCGGGTCCGCACCCCGGCCAACCGCCAGCCCAAGCAGGTACGCGGTGACCGGCGCACCCGGCCGCAGCACCTGGTGGGCGACGTCGCGGGCCAGATCCAGCACCGCCGGCACGGGCACCCCGGCCGGGTCCAGATCCAGCTCGGCGCACACCGCAGTGACCCAGTCGTCCAGCACCGTCATCGCGCCCACTCCTCCGCCCGGCGTACGTCCTCGTCAGTGTCGCAGTCGAACCAGGGCGGCGGGCCCTCGCCGGACCAGGGCACCTCCCGCACGACGAGACCGGCCAGCAGCGCCCGGACCGGGGCTCCGGCCAGGCTCCCACCCCGCTCGACCGTCAGCCGGTCCAGCCCGGCCCGCAGCGCGGCCACCCGCCAGACACCACAGAGCGACTGCCGCCGTCCGTCCCCGTCCACGAAGCAAGCTCCGTCGGGCCGCCTCTGCGACCCGGCGAGGCTGGTGCCGCTCCGGGCGGTGCCGTCGCCCGAGGTCAGGTGGTTCAGCAGGTCACCGATCGCGGCACGGGTGAGCAGTGGCAGGTCGGCGGCGAGCAGCGCGACAAGTGTCGTGTCGGGATCGAGCAGCGCCAGGCCGGCCGCCGCCGCGCAACCGGGCCCCCGCCGGGCGGATCCTCGCGGGTGACCCGCACGCCCTCCGGAACGGCGTCGGCCGGACCGACCAGAACCCGTGGCGCGGCATCGGTGACGGCTGCCAGCACACGGTCGCGCATCGGTCGGCCGCCGACCGGGAGCGCGGGCTTGTCGACCCCGCCCATCCGTCGGGCGGCCCCACCCGCGAGCACCACGGCGGCGTACGTCCCCACCCGGCCACCGTAGCCGTGTCGACGCTCGGTTGGCGGTCGCTGCCGGGTGCCCGATGCCCGGTGGCCGTGCGAGCGTGCCGGGGCGGGGTGGAGGATGGCGGGATGGGACGGGCAACTGATCGACGGGGCGTACTCCGGATCGACCTGGACGCTGCGGACGCCGGGCGCGGGTCCGTCCGCCGACCGGACACCCTCGCGGTGGAGGAACCGCTGGAGATCCGGGTCGGCGCGGCCGGCCCCGGCCGGCGAAGGCCCCTCGCCGTCACCATGCGCACCCCCGGCGACGACCTGGACCTGGCCATCGGGTTCCTGCTGACGGAGGGGCTGATCCGGTCGACCGACGACGTGCTGACCGCGCAGCTCTGCGCCGGCGCGGAGACGCCGAACACGTACAACGTGGTGGACGTGGTGCTCGCCCCTGGCGTGCCGGAACCGACCACCGACCCGTCCCGGAACTTCTACACGACCAGTTCCTGCGGGGTCTGCGGCAAGGCCAGCATCGACGCGATCCGCACCCGGTCGCTCTTCCCGGTCTCGGCGGATCCGCTCAGCGTGCCGGCCGCGCTCCTCACCGAGTTGCCCGATCGGCTGCGCGCCGCCCAGCGTGGCTTCGATCGGACCGGCGGACTCCACGCGGCAGGGCTGTTCACCCCGGACGGTGAGCTGGTGGTGCTCCGGGAGGACGTGGGCCGGCACAATGCCGTGGACAAGGTGATCGGCCGGGCGGTACGGGAACGCCGGCTGCCGCTCGCCGGGCACCTGCTGCTGGTCTCCGGCCGGGCCAGCTTCGAGCTGACCCAGAAGGCGTGGATGGCCGGGTTGCCGCTGCTGGCCGCGGTGTCCGCGCCCAGCACCCTCGCCGCCGAGTTGGCCGAGGAGGCGGGGATGACGCTTGTCGGCTTCCTGCGCGGCCGAACCATGAACGTCTACACCGGGCCGCACCGGATCACGGTGGAGCAGCCAGCCTGACGCGCAGCGGCCCGTCAGCGACCGATCCGGTCGATCAGGTCGAACAGGGCCAGCCGTGCGGCGGCGTCGCGGGCGATCAGGAAACCGGCGATGCCGAGGATCCAGCCCAACGCGCTGCCCGCCTTCGTGACGATCCAGGTGTTCAGGCGGGCCAGCACCGGCTCGACCAATGTCGGTCGGGCCACCCTGGCGCCCAGCAACAACACCGCCGGCAGCACCATGACCAGGCAGTATCCGGCGAGCAGCCCCACCACGCCCGCCGCTCCCACGTCTGAGGTGGCCAACAGACCCACCGCACCGAGGTACGGGAGCATGGTCGCCACCTCGGCCAGTGCGGCGAGCAGCGCGAGCCCCACCAACCAACGGGCCGAGGAGTCGCCGGCGGTAGCCCGGTCCCGCCAGCGCAACACGCCACCGCTGCGGGGGCGTCGTTTGCCGTCGTAGCGGAAGCTGAGCGCCAGCATTCCCACGCCCAGGACGAGTTGCGCCCAGAGGACGCCCCGGTTGTCCAGGGCGCCACCCAGCGCGTCGCCCAGCGTGCTGCCGCCCCAGACCAGCAACAGCCCCACCGCGAGGTAGAACACCGCGATGGTGGCGAGGTAGCCCAGGATCCGCCGGACGTTGACCGGCCCGGGGGCGAGCAGCAACCAGACCGGGATGAAGAGGGTGCCGATGCTGGTGCTGTCGATCAACGCCAGCCCGGCCAGCGACAGCAGCAACTCGAGGGTCATGTCGTACCAGTACGAAGAACGGACACTCAACCAGTGTCCGGCGACGTCTGCCCCGCCGAGTCGGCCGCGATCAGGAGAATCGCGTACATCCTTCGACGGAGGCCCGCCGAGGGAACCCGCCCCGGGCGATCGACCTCGGGGGACGAGGGATCAGCGCCGGGGCGGGAATCGGCGGGGCTATCGAGCCTGGACCCAGCCGGTGAATCGTTCGGTCAGGCTGCCCGGAGGCGTGCCGCTGTTCAGCTCAGTGAGTTGTTCGGTCGCCTCGGCTTGCAGTGCCTTGAGGTGCTCGAACAGCTCGTCGCGGTGGGCGCGGTACTCGCCGAGCAGGCGCAGTTTCGCGGCGGAGCA
The window above is part of the Micromonospora sp. LH3U1 genome. Proteins encoded here:
- a CDS encoding HAD family hydrolase, translated to MTRPGLPKLIATDLDGTLVRSDDTVSAYTHGVLDRVRAAGIPVVGATGRGPRLTELTRNDIRAADFLVMAGGGRVVDQSDPTGPLVLRDERLPAEVLARLLADLEAEVGPLTVMVEASDEHDAPLWGDYHESWPYQDRFEARSRTECLSCDVIKAFARTADHHVDELLAVARRIVPPQVATLTQAGLGFIEICPPGVDKASGLTVVAQTLGVDPADVLVFGDMPNDLPMFEWAGWSRVAVSNAHPDVRAAADEVTLRNDDDGVAVYLDRLLSR
- a CDS encoding HAD family hydrolase, translated to MGEIPRLIATDIDGTLIRDDHTVSPRTADVLARISARGTPVVLVTGRPVRWLKMVYDQLAEPLPAVCANGAVVYDPFNDEVLRADPLAPQHLAEVARRLRAEVPDISFAVEILNSREMRHEAHYPLRWDVDPDGIRPIETPEELLSVPAVKLLARAGEQDPDAFVELIAAAVAGLAEATHSSSSGLVEISAAGVTKAAGLDWYCDRIGVSATDVLAFGDMPNDVPMLSWAGRGVAVANAHPAVLAVADEVTTANSEDGVAAYLEKVFGVG
- a CDS encoding bacterial proteasome activator family protein, yielding MDPMTDARSAGQDEEAGTDDSGHSGTVVVVGPDGRPIGTMQTDEGQGEDPTRLVEQPAKVMRIGSMIKQLLEEVKAAPLDDASRNRMREIHERSIVELKEGLAPELRDELERISLPFAEDKAPSEGELRIAHAQLVGWLEGLFHGIQAALVAQQMAARVQLEQMRGGRQALPSGPGGVVPGMPGIGQPGGGEGHNTGQYL
- a CDS encoding alpha/beta hydrolase family protein, with the protein product MPADPRAVLTRPAPEPDGTVAYGDHPDQVADLRRPAGTGPARPLVVVLHGGFWRAEYDRRHTGPLAAALAACGYPVAQLEYRRTGQPGGGWPGTLTDVLTGVAELPVLAAEAMPGRVTLAAPILIGHSAGGHLALYAAAAAPATVGGVLALAPVADLGEAYRRNLDSGAVAALLGGGPAEFPDRYAAVDPRLLVPIRTRTVVIHGSEDQQVPAEMSRDFVTEARDAGSDISLVELPGCEHFGLIDPKSPAWPRVLDVLRSMHDDH
- a CDS encoding ABC transporter substrate-binding protein, encoding MSQMNRRRALQLLAALGTTGLAAGCGSDTEAEPNANRSPIKIGLITPQGGGVKSIGDDITNGFQLFLDMHDQRLGGHPVELLTADEGDTAKTGKAAVEGLLKQGVLALTGVVNSAVMVGIRDTVEQARVPLIGSNASPSSLQSVFYIWRTSYVLDEAGRALGRYLRDQLPPNGRVAIIMPENVGSPDVVRGFRQEFGTTDSRIGDPVTYTNPTPNPGKTTYSADISKALAKRPTAVFCFFAGAAAVEFIKQLREEFSGPIYAPGFLTEGSVLDNLKENALGIQTALNYSADLNNTSNRVFASAYRKKYQVTPTTYAMASYDAAQVLDQAIQLTGGSPTPQQVNLALGKIGQIDSPRGIWQFNQPRTPQQKWYLREVQRDGQVMSNVLINELATLG
- the ddaH gene encoding dimethylargininase, which encodes MVTVNQQRLPRKRTYLMCSPEHFAVEYAINPWMDVTTPVDRDLAVKQWDRLRETLVGLGHEVHLLTPEQGLPDMVYAANGAFMVDGSVYGARFKHEQRAAEAGVHHAFYESQGWRFIAPSETNEGEGDFAYVPEAHGGLILAGHGFRTEIPAHAEAQEALGRPVVSLRLIDPRFYHLDVALAAIDDSNVVYFPGAFSAASQRVLTQLFPDAVIADDEDAMAFGLNLVSDGANVVLNSEATRLAGKLKAAGYTPVPVELAELKKGGGSVKCCIAELRH
- a CDS encoding Lrp/AsnC family transcriptional regulator translates to MQIDAVDQRIIALLVADARASYADIGTRVSLSAPAVKRRVDRLRATGVIRGFTAVVDPAAVGWTTEAFVELFCAGRTTPAQIGVASRRHPEVVGAYTVSGEADALVHLRAADIAHLEAALERLRAESFVTSTRSTIVLSRLVESPGVGPSPRTP
- a CDS encoding zinc-binding dehydrogenase, whose product is MRAVWLREFGGPEVLVPGTAPDPTPGPGQVLIDVAHANITFVETQLRSGRPGPFRVTPPLIPGNGVGGVIAAVGPDVDLALIGRRVVSATGGSGGYAERAAVDASAPIEVPAGLAVDAAVALLADGRTATMLVDAVGVRPGDRVLVEAAAGGVGSLLVQLAARAGARVVGVAGGQRKVDLLPGLGAELAVDYREPGWADRIRDAVGGVDVVLDGVGGAVARAAFDLLDPGGRMVSYGLASGEWSPVSAEAATARQVTLVRPDVPPEQLRAYTHQALADAAAGRLRPLIGQRFPLERAADAHAAIEARATVGKTLLDVS
- a CDS encoding T3SS (YopN, CesT) and YbjN peptide-binding chaperone 1 produces the protein MTADHPSAPHGELPGATTGPTESILLDEPSTTDLRAKVTEAWREFARALAVRLGELPVGAHLDVTLDPTASGTGDAVYSISVDVDGDGVLSARAVGNAALPAGYRLDRGAVADMIALGWSPPGVVAGSGGSFGMDGTTTESTRIAALLSRTLRDVYGAPHPAFLVYLVHDTEGEPLAVDPLGTARSEFGPDADVEADLEEALAEAAAAQVERDDVLDLADRVRTVVSTMLKSDTDRLQIDSDGDINIRAGSAMVFVRVRDNPPLVDVFSPVLTEVEPTERLYVKLSELTNRMPIGRLYCADDTVWASIPVFGRNFQATHLMLAVQVMTGLADELDDRLHGEFGGKRFFGEGDKPVLRDESQHRTGMYL
- a CDS encoding DUF6457 domain-containing protein gives rise to the protein MTVLDDWVTAVCAELDLDPAGVPVPAVLDLARDVAHQVLRPGAPVTAYLLGLAVGRGADPVDAAARLSALAGTWPVELGADPADPTAP
- the fdhD gene encoding formate dehydrogenase accessory sulfurtransferase FdhD, with product MGRATDRRGVLRIDLDAADAGRGSVRRPDTLAVEEPLEIRVGAAGPGRRRPLAVTMRTPGDDLDLAIGFLLTEGLIRSTDDVLTAQLCAGAETPNTYNVVDVVLAPGVPEPTTDPSRNFYTTSSCGVCGKASIDAIRTRSLFPVSADPLSVPAALLTELPDRLRAAQRGFDRTGGLHAAGLFTPDGELVVLREDVGRHNAVDKVIGRAVRERRLPLAGHLLLVSGRASFELTQKAWMAGLPLLAAVSAPSTLAAELAEEAGMTLVGFLRGRTMNVYTGPHRITVEQPA
- a CDS encoding GAP family protein codes for the protein MTLELLLSLAGLALIDSTSIGTLFIPVWLLLAPGPVNVRRILGYLATIAVFYLAVGLLLVWGGSTLGDALGGALDNRGVLWAQLVLGVGMLALSFRYDGKRRPRSGGVLRWRDRATAGDSSARWLVGLALLAALAEVATMLPYLGAVGLLATSDVGAAGVVGLLAGYCLVMVLPAVLLLGARVARPTLVEPVLARLNTWIVTKAGSALGWILGIAGFLIARDAAARLALFDLIDRIGR
- a CDS encoding flavin reductase; its protein translation is MTRRTEHAVMKPAWRCRTCGIAWPCSAAKLRLLGEYRAHRDELFEHLKALQAEATEQLTELNSGTPPGSLTERFTGWVQAR